From Camelina sativa cultivar DH55 chromosome 20, Cs, whole genome shotgun sequence, the proteins below share one genomic window:
- the LOC104772062 gene encoding U-box domain-containing protein 37-like: MQRRSNEIEEAEEEEDGRRGLESVRERELEGRSSGTVSMNGDDNVYVGVGKGDSSMDALRWAIDNLITSSSTLLFLIHVFPETRFIPYPLGRLTREKASQEQVESFMSQEREKRRTLLLKFLHACSASKVKVETILVESDSVAKAIQDLITILNIKKLVLGIDKSNSRKATVMKGNSVPELIMRSSAAEMCVVKVICQGREISMEEAMMLNSPSKSPLAQRPKKDQPVDPFACICFISKPKTNS, encoded by the exons ATGCAACGGAGGAGCAATGAGAtagaggaggcggaggaggaagaggatggaAGGAGAGGACtggagagtgtgagagagagagagttggaagGAAGAAGCAGTGGAACAGTGTCGATGAACGGAGATGACAACGTGTATGTTGGGGTTGGGAAAGGAGACTCGAGCATGGATGCATTGCGTTGGGCTATTGACAATCTTATCACCTCTTCCtcaactcttctctttctcatccATGTCTTCCCTGAGACTCGCTTCATCCCTTACCCCT TGGGGAGGCTGACGAGGGAGAAAGCAAGTCAAGAACAAGTTGAAAGCTTTATGTCTCAGgaaagggaaaaaagaagaactcTGTTGCTCAAATTCCTTCATGCCTGCTCTGCTTCTAAG GTGAAGGTGGAGACAATACTGGTTGAGAGTGACTCGGTGGCTAAGGCTATTCAAGACCTCATTACCATTCTTAACATTAAGAAGCTTGTTCTTGGGATCGACAAGTCTAATTCTAG GAAAGCAACGGTGATGAAAGGAAACAGTGTTCCTGAACTGATAATGAGGAGCTCCGCAGCAGAAATGTGTGTGGTCAAAGTCATATGCCAAGGAAGAGAAATAAGCATGGAGGAGGCAATGATGTTGAACAGCCCTTCTAAGTCTCCACTAGCGCAGCGGCCAAAGAAAGATCAACCCGTTGATCCTTTTGCTTGCATTTGCTTTATCAGTAAGCCCAAAACTAACAGTTAA
- the LOC109124786 gene encoding probable acetyl-CoA acetyltransferase, cytosolic 2: protein MAPSVSDDSVKPRDVCVVGVARTPMGGFLGSLSSLTATRLGSIAIEAALRRANVDPALVEEVFFGNVLTANLGQAPARQAALGAGIPYSVICTTVNKVCAAGMKAVMLAAQSIQLGLNDVVVAGGMESMSNVPKYLPDARRGSRLGHDTVVDGMMKDGLWDVYNDFGMGVCGEICADQHCITREEQDAYAIQSFERGIAAQNTQLFAWEIVPVEVSTGRGRPSVVIDKDEGLGKFDAAKLKKLRPSFKEDGGSVTAGNASSISDGAAALVLVSGEKALELGLHVIAKIRGYADAAQAPELFTTTPALAIPKAIKRAGLDASQVDYYEINEAFSVVALANQKLLGLDPERLNAHGGAVSLGHPLGCSGARILVTLLGVLRAKKGKYGVASICNGGGGASALVLEFISEKTIAYSAL, encoded by the exons ATGGCTCCGTCTGTCTCTGATGATTCCGTAAAGCCTCGAG ATGTTTGTGTTGTGGGAGTTGCCCGAACGCCTATGGGGGGCTTCCTTGGCTCCCTCTCGTCTTTGACTGCCACAAGACTTGGGTCCATAGCCATTGAAG CCGCTCTTAGAAGAGCAAATGTTGATCCGGCCCTTGTGGAAGAGGTCTTCTTTGGCAATGTCTTAACCGCTAATCTTGGGCAAGCACCAGCAAGACAGGCTGCACTTGGTGCCGGGATTCCCTATTCGGTGATCTGCACCACTGTTAACAAAGTCTGTGCTGCAGGAATGAAAG CTGTAATGCTAGCGGCTCAAAGTATCCAGCTCGGCTTGAATGATGTTGTTGTGGCTGGTGGGATGGAGAGCATGTCAAACGTACCTAAGTACCTCCCAGACGCAAG AAGGGGTTCTCGATTAGGCCATGATACTGTTGTTGATGGTATGATGAAAGATGGACTTTGGGATGTCTACAATGACTTTGGAATGGGAGTTTGTGGTGAAATATGCGCTGACCAGCACTGTATTACAAGAGAAGAACAG gaTGCTTATGCTATCCAGAGCTTTGAGCGTGGTATTGCTGCACAAAACACTCAGTTGTTTGCTTGGGAAATTGTTCCG GTGGAAGTTTCCACTGGAAGAGGGAGGCCTTCGGTTGTTATTGACAAGGATGAAGGACTGGGCAAG TTTGATGCGGCCAAGTTAAAGAAGCTTAGACCGAGTTTCAAGGAGGATGGGGGATCAGTCACTGCTGGAAATGCATCAAGTATAAG TGATGGTGCGGCAGCGTTGGTGCTGGTGAGTGGAGAGAAGGCTCTTGAGCTTGGACTGCATGTTATTGCTAAGATTAGAGGATATGCTGATGCTGCTCAGGCACCTGAGTTGTTCACAACTACGCCGGCTCTTGCTATTCCTAAAGCTATAAAGCGGGCTGGTTTGGATGCATCTCAAGTGGACTACTATGAAATAAATGAAGCCTTTTCT GTGGTAGCTCTGGCCAATCAGAAACTGCTGGGATTAGATCCT GAACGGCTGAATGCGCATGGAGGGGCAGTTTCACTTGGACATCCACTGGGATGCAGTGGTGCTCGTATATTGGTCACATTATTGGGG GTGTTGAGAGCAAAGAAGGGAAAGTATGGAGTGGCATCAATATgcaacggaggaggaggagcatcAGCCCTTGTCCTCGAGTTCAT ATCGGAGAAGACAATCGCATATTCAGCACTCTGA
- the LOC104772058 gene encoding 60S acidic ribosomal protein P1-1, which produces MSTVGELACSYAVMILEDEGIAITADKIATLVKSAGVDVESYWPMLFAKMAEKRNVTDLIMNVGAGGGGGAAPVAAAAPAAGGGAAAAAAPAAQEKKKEEPAEESDEDLGFGLFD; this is translated from the exons atgtcgacaGTGGGAGAGCTTGCTTGCAGCTACGCTGTTATGATCCTCGAAGACGAGGGTATTGCCATCACG GCCGACAAAATCGCCACTTTGGTCAAGTCTGCTGGTGTCGATGTCGAGTCTTACTGGCCAATGCTGTTCGCCAAGATGGCTGAGAAACGTAATGTCACTGATCTCATCATGAACGTTGGTGctggtggtggcggcggcgcTGCTCCCGTTGCAGCTGCTGCTCCTGCTGCTGGCGGcggtgctgctgctgctgctgctcctgCCGctcaggagaagaagaaggaagaaccAGCAGAAGAGAGTGATGAAGATTTGGGTTTTGGCTTATTCGATTAA
- the LOC104772967 gene encoding serine/threonine-protein kinase D6PKL2-like → MLGIVYRDLKPENVLVREDGHIMLSDFDLSLRCLVSPTLVKSAAIESDPLRKNVYCVQPACIEPSCIQPSCTVPTTCFSPRLFSSKSKKDRKPKNDTANQVRPLPELVAEPTDARSMSFVGTHEYLAPEIIKGEGHGSAVDWWTFGIFLYELLFGRTPFKGSGNRQTLFNVVGQPLRFPETPVVSFAARDLIRGLLMKEPQQRLGFKRGATEVKQHPFFEGVNWALIRCATPPEIPKPVELEKEPASVAEAPSSQKTAAGLVLNAQKGSDNYLEFDFF, encoded by the coding sequence ATGCTGGGGATTGTGTATCGAGATCTTAAACCTGAAAACGTTCTAGTCCGGGAAGACGGACACATAATGCTCTCTGATTTTGACCTCTCACTCCGCTGTCTTGTCAGCCCAACTCTAGTGAAATCTGCCGCCATCGAGTCAGACCCATTACGAAAAAACGTTTACTGTGTGCAACCTGCTTGCATAGAGCCATCCTGCATCCAACCGTCTTGCACCGTCCCCACCACTTGCTTCTCCCCACGTTTGTTCTCAAGCAAATCTAAAAAGGACCGTAAACCCAAGAATGACACCGCAAATCAAGTTAGGCCATTGCCAGAGCTGGTAGCCGAGCCAACCGATGCACGTTCCATGTCATTTGTGGGCACGCATGAGTACTTGGCCCCGGAGATCATCAAAGGTGAAGGCCATGGGAGTGCAGTTGATTGGTGGACTTTTGGGATTTTCCTGTACGAGCTTCTCTTCGGGAGAACGCCTTTCAAGGGATCAGGAAACCGACAGACACTGTTCAATGTGGTGGGTCAGCCTCTGCGGTTCCCAGAAACACCTGTGGTGAGTTTTGCAGCGAGAGACCTCATCCGGGGCCTGCTCATGAAGGAGCCGCAGCAGCGGCTGGGGTTCAAACGGGGAGCCACTGAGGTTAAGCAGCACCCATTCTTTGAAGGTGTCAACTGGGCTTTGATTCGGTGTGCAACTCCACCGGAAATCCCAAAGCCTGTTGAGCTGGAAAAGGAACCTGCAAGTGTTGCAGAGGCACCATCAAGCCAGAAGACAGCAGCCGGTTTGGTTCTGAATGCTCAGAAAGGGTCTGATAACTATTTggaatttgatttcttctag
- the LOC104772061 gene encoding SEC14 cytosolic factor-like: MGIVSEEAIDEFQELMDQAEEPLKKTFERVHQRYLRENLGRFLKARDWNVCKAHTMCLRWRVDNEIDSILSKPIVPTELYRDVRDSQLIGMSGYTKEGLPVFAIGVGLSTFDKASVHYYVQSHIQINEYRDRVLLPSMSKKNGRPITACVKVLDMTGLKLSALSQIKLVTIISTIDDLNYPEKTNTYYVVNAPYIFSACWKVVKPLLQERTRQKVHVLSGCGMDELLKIMDFTSLPHFCRRGSSGSSHHTQSANCFSIDHPFHQQLYNYVKHHYETRGQAEPAKQGSFHVGFPEPEAERCVIAKTIESELHKIENCNSLAMSTGDRKASHEKLEDDEP; encoded by the exons ATGGGGATCGTTTcagaagaagccattgatgaATTCCAGGAGCTGATGGATCAAG CTGAGGAGCCATTGAAGAAAACATTTGAG AGAGTCCATCAGAGATATCTGAGGGAGAATTTGGGTCGTTTTCTGAAAGCACGAGACTGGAACGTATGCAAAGCTCACACAATG TGTTTGCGTTGGAGGGTGGATAATGAAATTGACAGTATCCTATCC AAACCCATTGTTCCTACTGAGTTGTATAGGGACGTACGAGACTCTCAACTAATAGGAATGTCAGGTTACACCAAAGAG GGCTTGCCTGTCTTTGCTATTGGCGTCGGCCTCAGCACATTTGATAAAGCTTCT GTTCACTACTATGTCCAGTCCCACATACAAATCAATGAGTATAGAGACCGTGTATTACTG CCTTCTATGTCTAAGAAGAATGGGCGGCCAATCACCGCCTGCGTCAAAGTTCTAGACATGACAGGATTGAAACTTTCAGCTCTTAGCCAAATCAAG TTAGTGACTATCATATCGACCATCGACGATCTAAACTATCCAGAGAAGACAAACACGTACTATGTTGTCAATGCCCCTTATATATTTTCCGCATGTTGGAAG GTTGTAAAACCTCTTTTGCAAGAGAGGACAAGGCAAAAGGTTCATGTCTTATCTGGTTGTGGAATGGATGAATTATTGAAG ATTATGGACTTCACATCCCTCCCACATTTCTGTAGAAGAGGAAGCTCTGGGTCATCTCACCACACTCAGAGCGCAAACTGTTTTTCTATCGATCATCCCTTCCATCAACAGCTATACAACTATGTGAAGCACCATTATGAAACCCGAGGACAAGCAGAACCTGCAAAGCAAGGGTCATTCCACGTGGGTTTTCCTGAGCCTGAAGCTGAACGTTGTGTGATAGCCAAAACCATTGAATCGGAACTGCACAAGATTGAGAATTGCAACAGTCTGGCCATGTCCACTGGTGACAGAAAAGCAAGTCATGAAAAACTGGAAGATGATGAACCCTGA